The Candidozyma auris chromosome 1, complete sequence genome includes a region encoding these proteins:
- the APN2 gene encoding DNA-(apurinic or apyrimidinic site) lyase APN2 → MVLPRELLEKPPLNRIPDLSPSNIRYLTFNVNGIKTLFNYHPWNLLQNDHDALFRALKADIISLQELKINGDGLASTGLLKDYRSFVSIPKSRKGYSGVGLFVRVPLNSDPPHVKACLSVVKAEEGITGTLPSAEDKAQTYDVTPDNIGGYMDSEDMEEMNMTFEELKALDSEGRAAVVELASGTVVFSLYCPANSMGTEEGELFRLRFLEVLLRRCRKLKALGKEVVVMGDINVSLDLIDHAEAINEGIKVNLVKNNLKDGGVAFEKVNKDQCLAFKNRPVRALLQKYVHPTNPYAKASDVSFLYDTTRIIQGRRLAMYTVWNTMTSARQSNYGSRIDLILFSSSSDVDHISKADILPYINGSDHCPVFTDVNVSFVDKLPPSEQKKISFEAKSFYKLVKHRDISSMFGNVAKRSVTPDSDTGNSSGRDTKRPKLQYVSRKKSTTASAQSKIGAFFTQEQLKENKDVSSGPPQEIKAAGPSVKLDSISKLTSLIYSDPPKCRHGEDCVLKTSLKTTSKGRKFWCCPRSAKGSSTELGEHRCEFFEWAKPKGRS, encoded by the coding sequence ATGGTGCTACCGAGGGAGCTTCTCGAGAAGCCCCCGCTTAACCGGATCCCTGATTTGCTGCCCAGCAACATTCGCTACTTGACATTCAACGTCAACGGAATCAAGACGCTATTTAACTACCATCCTTGGAATCTCCTTCAGAACGACCATGACGCCTTGTTCAGGGCTCTCAAGGCAGATATCATCCTGCTTCAGGAACTCAAAATTAACGGCGATGGGCTTGCAAGTACAGGACTCCTCAAGGATTACAGGTCGTTTGTTTCCAtcccaaaatcaagaaaaggcTATTCTGGCGTGGGTCTTTTCGTGAGAGTACCTTTGAACTCTGATCCACCACACGTAAAAGCGTGTCTTTCTGTGGTAAAAGCTGAGGAAGGGATTACAGGAACGTTACCTAGTGCTGAGGATAAGGCTCAGACGTACGATGTGACACCTGACAACATTGGAGGGTACATGGACAGTGAGGACATGGAGGAAATGAACATGACgtttgaggagttgaaaGCGTTGGACAGCGAAGGGCGTGCTGCTGTGGTTGAGTTGGCTTCTGGCACAGTGGTTTTCTCCCTCTATTGTCCTGCAAACTCAATGGGTACCGAAGAGGGAGAACTCTTTCGTCTCCGCTTTCTCGAAGTGCTTCTCCGAAGATGCCGCAAGCTAAAAGCATTGGGAAAAGAGGTGGTGGTTATGGGTGACATAAATGTATCTCTAGACTTGATCGACCATGCCGAAGCGATCAACGAGGGCATCAAGGTTAACCTTGTGAAGAACAACTTGAAAGATGGCGGTGTGGCGTTCGAGAAAGTCAACAAGGATCAGTGCTTGGCCTTCAAGAACAGACCCGTGAGAGCTCTACTACAAAAATACGTACACCCCACAAACCCTTATGCAAAGGCTCTGGATGTCAGCTTCTTGTACGATACTACAAGAATCATCCAGGGCAGACGTTTGGCAATGTATACTGTTTGGAATACCATGACAAGCGCCAGACAGTCCAATTACGGCTCCAGAATTGATCTTATATTATTCAGCAGCTCCTCAGACGTCGATCACATTTCCAAAGCAGATATCCTACCCTACATCAATGGATCCGATCATTGCCCTGTATTCACTGACGTCAATGTTTCGTTCGTAGACAAATTGCCTCCTTCAgagcagaaaaaaatcagCTTTGAGGCAAAGTCTTTCTACAAGCTAGTGAAACATAGGGATATCTCATCCATGTTCGGCAATGTAGCAAAGCGATCAGTCACGCCAGATTCCGATACAGGTAACTCCAGTGGAAGAGACACCAAAAGGCCAAAACTACAGTATGTTAGCCGCAAGAAGCTGACCACAGCATCCGCACAACTGAAAATTGGAGCTTTTTTCACCCAAGAACAACttaaagaaaacaaagatGTTTCTTCAGGACCACCTCAAGAGATCAAAGCAGCCGGTCCTTCTGTCAAATTGGACTCGATTTCAAAGTTGACTTCACTTATTTATTCAGATCCACCTAAATGCCGCCATGGTGAAGATTGTGTGCTAAAGACTAGTCTCAAAACTACTTCAAAAGGTAGGAAATTCTGGTGCTGTCCTCGTTCGGCGAAAGGCAGTTCAACAGAATTGGGAGAGCACCGTTGTGAATTTTTTGAGTGGGCAAAACCCAAAGGTAGAAGCTAG
- the TBP1 gene encoding TATA-binding protein encodes MDSLKLPTTAANAQAFTAPGSLSMPQGIHDPNNGMIKKDENSELGIKEPNADDADGAMSGIVPTLQNIVATVNLDCRLDLKTIALHARNAEYNPKRFAAVIMRIREPKTTALIFASGKMVVTGAKSEDDSKLASRKYARIIQKLGFNAKFTDFKIQNIVGSCDVKFPIRLEGLAFSHGTFSSYEPELFPGLIYRMVKPKIVLLIFVSGKIVLTGAKQREEIYAAFEAIYPVLSEFRKQ; translated from the coding sequence ATGGATTCATTGAAACTTCCAACAACCGCCGCTAACGCCCAGGCGTTCACAGCTCCAGGCTCCTTATCTATGCCACAAGGCATACATGACCCTAACAATGGCATGATTAAGAAGGATGAAAATTCCGAGCTTGGCATCAAGGAACCCAACGCTGATGATGCGGATGGAGCTATGTCGGGTATCGTGCCCACACTTCAAAACATCGTTGCAACGGTGAATTTGGACTGTCGTTTGGACTTGAAGACCATTGCCTTGCATGCACGTAACGCTGAGTACAACCCAAAGCGTTTTGCTGCCGTCATCATGAGAATCAGAGAGCCGAAAACAACCGCGCTTATTTTCGCCTCTGGTAAGATGGTCGTTACAGGTGCAAAgtctgaagatgattcCAAATTGGCATCTAGAAAGTATGCCCGTATTATCCAAAAGTTGGGCTTCAATGCCAAGTTTACTGACTTCAAAATCCAAAATATCGTTGGTTCGTGCGATGTGAAATTCCCAATTAGACTTGAAGGTCTTGCCTTCTCGCACGGTACTTTCTCGTCGTACGAGCCGGAATTATTCCCTGGTTTGATTTATAGAATGGTGAAACCAAAGATTGTTCTTTTGATATTTGTTTCTGGCAAAATCGTCTTGACAGGTGCAaagcaaagagaagagatctATGCCGCATTTGAAGCCATATACCCGGTGTTGAGTGAGTTCCGTAAACAGTGA